The genomic segment CGAAAATTTATTATAGATTTTTACAATACAGCTATAAGCTCGTCAAGGTTTAAACAGTATAGGGTGGATGATCGCTATACTCTGCAAAAAAAGCTCCCACGGGCCACTAGATGAAATGTGGCGTTCCGGCAGGAGCTTGATTTGATGCAAGGGAGCAATGATTGCAGCGTTTATGCGACTAAGCGGTTGGCTTTGGCGGCTTTGGACGCTTTGGACGGAAACGGGAAGCGACATAGTTGCGCTTGCGGTCGCGAAAAAAAGTCCAGCCGCCGATAAAGCCGACACCAATGGCGAACATCAGCAGGCCCAGCAGGAAGGGCAGCCATTCAAAGTTAGGCTGAATGTCATCGTAGCCGAAGGATACAAAATAGTCGTAGACAGCATTTTTCATTTTCAAAAATCCAATGCAGGCAAGTATGCCAGGAATGACGAGCAGCAAAATAGCAATCAGCCTTGCTGTAACTAGCTTCATAATCGAATAACTCCTTAATAATAGTGAGATAGGCTTGTGCTATTATGATACCCTTTTCAGGGAAAAGTGTCTATTTCCGAAAAGTTTACGATGAAAACCGCTGCTAAAAAGGTTACAATACTAATGATGCAAACAACGACGCTCTTAAATATAGCGGAAATGGTGAACTAATCAAGGACATCATTTGATAGCATACATATGGAAATACAGGTGGAGGTTAAAATAGATGGCGATAGAAGTAGATGTAGCTGTGCTGGGCGGCGGCCCGGGAGGTTATACGGCGGCAATCCGCGCGGCCCAAATGGGGAAAAGCGTAGCGATCGTCGAAGCGGACAACCTTGGCGGAACTTGCCTGCATAAAGGTTGTATTCCTAGCAAATCGCTGCTTAGAAGCGCAGAAGTATACGCCACCTTGCTGGAGTCTGATGCCTATGGCATTGAAATAGCTGACGGAGCGATCTCGCTGCAATTCGATAAAGTGCAAAGCCGCAAGGAGCAGACGGTGGAACAGCTTCATAAAGGGCTGCAGTATTTAATGAAAAAACATAGCATTCAAGTCATTAAAGGCAGAGGCCGCGTCATCGGGCCTTCGATTTTCTCGCCTCGCAGCGGATCGCTTGCTGTTGAGCTGGCAGATGGAGAAATGGAGCAGGTCGTTTCCAAAAACCTGATTATTGCAACAGGCTCCAGACCGCGTTCTTTGCCTGGCCTAACGCCAGATAGCGAATATATTCTCACAAGCGATGACGCGCTTGCACTAGAAGAGCTTCCGGCTTCGATTCTGATCGTTGGCGGCGGTGTAATTGGCGTGGAATGGGCATCGATGATGCAGGACTTTGGCGTGCAGGTGACGCTCGTTGAAGCGGGAGCAAGGCTGCTTCCTGGCGAGGATGCCGAGGTGTCGGCTGAGCTTACGCGATTGCTCAAGCGCCGCGGCGTTCGTGTACTTACAAGCGTGCAGCTCAGCACGACTGAGCTAAGTGTGGGAGACGGGGAGGTCTCAATTCCGGCTACGACTGCGGATGGCGATGTGCTGCTAAGTGCAAGCAAGCTGCTGCTGGCCGTAGGCCGTCAAGCAAATGTGGAAGGAATCGGGCTTGAAAATACCGATATTCGCACGAAGGACGGCTTTATTCAAATCAATGAATTTGGCCAGACGAATGAGCCGCATATTTATGCGATCGGCGATTGCATCGGCGGAGTCCAGCTTGCGCACGCAGCAGCGCATGAAGGAATTGCGGCTGTGGAGCATATGGGCGGACAGGGTCATGCGGCGATAGAGCCTCATCTCATAACCCGCTGTGTATACTCGCGTCCGGAAATTGCCTCCTACGGATTGACGGAGGATGGGGCGAGAACGAAAGGCCATGACATTAAGACGAGTAAAATCCCGTTTCAAGCGATTGCTAAAGCACTCGTGCTTGGAGATGCCGATGGCTTCGTGAAAGTGATAGCCGACCGTACAACGGGCGACATTTTGGGCGTCCATATGATAGGCCCGCATGCGACCGATCTTATTTCGGAAGCTGCGCTTGCTGGATTTCTCAATGCAACGCCTTGGGAGGTCGGGCAATTGATTCACCCGCATCCAACGCTGTCTGAAGCGCTGGGCGAGGCGATGCTGGCGATAGACGGAAAGGCGACTGCGATGTAGCAGCTGCCCATGCTTGCTAAAAGCATGGGTTTTCTTTTTCCGCAAAAAGAGGTTATAATGGGTAATATCAAGTATTAGTACCTGGTTTTAATTGTAGTCAGGCGTAGACGGTTGCCCTCGTACTTTGGCGGCAAAAGCACGTTTCGCGGTTAAATAGAAGCCGAGTATAAGCGCGTAGCTTAAACACTCTTGCATTTTTAAAGGAGGCCGAATTCTCATGGGGAAATCCGGTTCAATTGAGCAGCAATCCCGTCATGCCGCAGTTGGCTTAACGGATGAGCAGGCTGTCGAAATGTATGCCATGATGCAGCTGGCGCGCAAGTTTGATGAGCGCAATTTGCTGCTGCAGCGGGCAGGAAAAATCAACTTCCACGTATCGGGTGTGGGTCAAGAGGTGGCACAGGTTGCTGCGGCATTTGCTCTTGATCGCACAGTCGATTATTACTTGCCTTATTATCGGGATTACGGTTTTGTATTGTCCGTCGGAATGACGGTGAAAGAGCTGATGCTGTCCGTGTTTGCGAAAGCGGAAGATCCCAATAGCGGCGGCAGGCAGATGCCAGGGCATTTTGGCAGCAAAAGACTGCGTATTGTCACAGGCTCAAGTCCTGTAACGACCCAGGTTCCGCATGCTGTAGGCATTGCGCTCGCTGCAAAGATGAAGAAGCAGAAGCTCGTAAGCTTCGTAACCTTTGGAGAAGGTTCGAGCAATCAGGGCGATTTCCATGAAGGCTGCAATTTTGCAGGCGTTCATAAGCTTCCGGTCATTTTTATGTGTGAAAATAATCAATATGCAATCTCTGTTCCCGTTCACAAGCAGCTTGCAGGCCGCGTTGCGGATCGGGCGCTTGGTTATGGCTTCCCTGGCGTGCAAGTGGATGGCAATGATGCGCTGGAAGTGTTCCGCACCGTGAAGGAGGCGCGCGAGCGCGCGATTGCTGGCGAGGGGCCGACGCTTATTGAGGCGATGGTCTATCGTTTGTCTCCGCATTCGACTTCGGATAATGATCTTGCTTATCGGACGAAGGAAGAGGTCGATGAGAACCGGGCTAAGGATGGACTGCCGAAATATAGACAGTATTTGATCGACTGTGGACTCCTTACCGAGGAGAAGGATGCCGAGCTGCTTGCGGGCATTAAGAAGCAAATCGACGAAGCGACTGAATACGGCGACAAGGCAGCATTCCCAACGCCAGAATCGGTGCTTGACCATGTGTATGCAGGAGATGCTGGGCAAGGAGGCGACATTTAGTGGCTGTTATTGAATATATTGAAGCGATTAGGCTTGGCATGAAGGAAGAGCTGGAGCGCGATGAAGACGTGTTCGTGCTTGGCGAGGATGTTGGCGTCAAGGGCGGCGTTTTTACAACGACGAAAGGTTTAATTGACCAGTTCGGAGAGCAGCGCGTAATGGATACACCCCTAGCGGAATCGGCAATTGCCGGTGTAGCTATTGGTGCAGCTATGTACGGGATGAAGCCCATTGCAGAAATGCAGTATTCGGATTTCATGTTTCCCGCAACGAATCAAATCATAAGCGAGGCGGCTAAAATCCGTTACCGCTCGAACAATGACTGGAGCTGTCCGATCGTTATTCGCGCCCCAATTGGCGGCGGGGTTTTTGGCGGGCTGTATCATTCCCAGTGTCCGGAATCGGTATTTTTCGGGACGCCCGGCTTGAAAATTGTAGCGCCCTACCGGGCTTACGATGCGAAAGGGCTGTTAAAGGCCGCTGTACGCGACCCGGACCCGGTTCTCTTTTTTGAAAATAAAAAATGCTACAAGCTGATTACCGGCGAAGTACCGGAAGACGATTATATTGTGCCGATTGGCAAAGCTAATGTATTGCGTGAAGGCGACGATATTACCGTCATCAGCTACAGCATGCCGCTGCTGTTCGTTGAACAGGCAGCGCAGGAGCTTGCCCAGGAAGGCATCAGCACTCATATACTTGATTTGCGCACGCTGCAGCCGCTTGATCAAGAGGCTATTTTGGAGTCTGTTCGCAAGACAGGCAAGGTGTTAATCATTCACGAGGATAATAAGACGGGCGGCGTTGGCGCCGAAGTGTCGGCTATTATTGCGGAGCAGCTGTTGTATGAGCTGGACGCTCCTATTATGCGTTTATGCGGGCCGGACGCTCCAGCGATGCCTATTAATCCGCCTGGCGAGAAGTTTTTCCTGCTGAATAAAGAAAAAGTGAAAGAGGCTATGCGCAATTTGGCTTTGTATTAAAGCTTGCACGAAGCAGTCATTTCGCTGCAATGCATTAATTTGGACGAAAGCCAGTCCACGCAGCACAAGCCTTTAGGGAGATGGATAATTGATGAAATCGGTGACGGAGATTGTTATTCCGCAGCTGGCGGAATCGCTCGTATCGGCAACGATCGATAAGTGGCTTAAGCAGCCTGGCGACCACATTGACATGTATGAGCCCATTTGT from the Paenibacillus sp. BIHB 4019 genome contains:
- a CDS encoding DUF2627 domain-containing protein — encoded protein: MKLVTARLIAILLLVIPGILACIGFLKMKNAVYDYFVSFGYDDIQPNFEWLPFLLGLLMFAIGVGFIGGWTFFRDRKRNYVASRFRPKRPKPPKPTA
- the lpdA gene encoding dihydrolipoyl dehydrogenase, with the protein product MAIEVDVAVLGGGPGGYTAAIRAAQMGKSVAIVEADNLGGTCLHKGCIPSKSLLRSAEVYATLLESDAYGIEIADGAISLQFDKVQSRKEQTVEQLHKGLQYLMKKHSIQVIKGRGRVIGPSIFSPRSGSLAVELADGEMEQVVSKNLIIATGSRPRSLPGLTPDSEYILTSDDALALEELPASILIVGGGVIGVEWASMMQDFGVQVTLVEAGARLLPGEDAEVSAELTRLLKRRGVRVLTSVQLSTTELSVGDGEVSIPATTADGDVLLSASKLLLAVGRQANVEGIGLENTDIRTKDGFIQINEFGQTNEPHIYAIGDCIGGVQLAHAAAHEGIAAVEHMGGQGHAAIEPHLITRCVYSRPEIASYGLTEDGARTKGHDIKTSKIPFQAIAKALVLGDADGFVKVIADRTTGDILGVHMIGPHATDLISEAALAGFLNATPWEVGQLIHPHPTLSEALGEAMLAIDGKATAM
- a CDS encoding thiamine pyrophosphate-dependent dehydrogenase E1 component subunit alpha, yielding MGKSGSIEQQSRHAAVGLTDEQAVEMYAMMQLARKFDERNLLLQRAGKINFHVSGVGQEVAQVAAAFALDRTVDYYLPYYRDYGFVLSVGMTVKELMLSVFAKAEDPNSGGRQMPGHFGSKRLRIVTGSSPVTTQVPHAVGIALAAKMKKQKLVSFVTFGEGSSNQGDFHEGCNFAGVHKLPVIFMCENNQYAISVPVHKQLAGRVADRALGYGFPGVQVDGNDALEVFRTVKEARERAIAGEGPTLIEAMVYRLSPHSTSDNDLAYRTKEEVDENRAKDGLPKYRQYLIDCGLLTEEKDAELLAGIKKQIDEATEYGDKAAFPTPESVLDHVYAGDAGQGGDI
- a CDS encoding alpha-ketoacid dehydrogenase subunit beta — encoded protein: MAVIEYIEAIRLGMKEELERDEDVFVLGEDVGVKGGVFTTTKGLIDQFGEQRVMDTPLAESAIAGVAIGAAMYGMKPIAEMQYSDFMFPATNQIISEAAKIRYRSNNDWSCPIVIRAPIGGGVFGGLYHSQCPESVFFGTPGLKIVAPYRAYDAKGLLKAAVRDPDPVLFFENKKCYKLITGEVPEDDYIVPIGKANVLREGDDITVISYSMPLLFVEQAAQELAQEGISTHILDLRTLQPLDQEAILESVRKTGKVLIIHEDNKTGGVGAEVSAIIAEQLLYELDAPIMRLCGPDAPAMPINPPGEKFFLLNKEKVKEAMRNLALY